The following are from one region of the Etheostoma spectabile isolate EspeVRDwgs_2016 chromosome 15, UIUC_Espe_1.0, whole genome shotgun sequence genome:
- the mrps7 gene encoding small ribosomal subunit protein uS7m: MAASISGLLKPWTPRVFQVRWSRYNPYYLEPEVRKEAYSTPETELSAEEKAQRELKALRPIKAATSGVNSSVFSDPVLSKFINMVMTDGNKVLAREIMAQTLENIKRKQVEKYHKAPEGKKEEIECNPYTIFHQALENCKPVVGLASIQKGGKYYQVPIPLTDNRRRYLAMKWMITECRDNKHRRTHMYEKLSQELLAASVKEGNVIKKKFELHKMAEANRAYAHYRWW; encoded by the exons ATGGCTGCTTCCATCTCTGGATTATTAAAACCTTGGACACCAAg AGTGTTCCAAGTGAGGTGGAGCAGATACAACCCTTACTATCTGGAGCCAGAGGTCAGGAAGGAGGCCTACAGCACCCCAGAGACGGAGCTGAGTGCTGAGGAGAAGGCGCAGCGGGAGCTCAAAGCGCTTCGACCCATCAAGGCAGCAACCAGTGGAGTCAACAGCTCTGTTTTCAGCGACCCAGTCCTCAG tAAATTCATCAACATGGTGATGACAGATGGAAACAAGGTTTTGGCCAGAGAGATCATGGCACAG ACCCTGGAGAATATAAAGAGGAAACAGGTGGAGAAATACCACAAAGCTCCAGAAGGGAAGAAGGAGGAGATTGAGTGTAACCCCTACACCATTTTTCACCAGGCTCTGGAGAActgtaagcctgttgttggaCTAGCCAGCATACAGAAAGGTGGAAAGTACTACCAG GTGCCCATCCCTCTGACCGACAACCGCCGTCGATACCTCGCCATGAAATGGATGATCACAGAGTGCAGAGACAACAAACACCGACGCACACACATGTACGAAAAACTTTCCCAGGAACTGCTGGCAGCATCTGTGAAGGAGGGCAACGTTATCAAGAAGAAGTTTGAGCTGCACAAGATGGCCGAAGCCAACAGAGCCTACGCCCACTACCGCTGGTGGTAG